From the genome of Falco cherrug isolate bFalChe1 chromosome 15, bFalChe1.pri, whole genome shotgun sequence:
GCACATGTAACGTTCCAGAGATTTAATTTCAGCCTCATCTGCTGGCTTAAAGTCACGAACCAGGAGATTGCTGTACTTCAGGAGGCCACCTCCTCTGATTTCCTCTGGGTTCCTTGTGGAAATCAGCTTGTATTTTAAGTGGTCCATTGCTTCGTTGAAGTCTCCATACATACTCTCGGCGATGACAGTGGGGTGAGAGTCTTCTGTCAGTTTGCAGTCTGTTGCCCTGTAAACATTCAGGATGGAGTCCAGGATGATTTGGAAGGAGTCCACGCTAAACTCAAACTGCCGTCTGAGTGAGTTGACGAACTTTAATTCTACATTTTTGCCGCTGTTGTTCGACAGTGAGATGAGGCTCCAGCGATCATGGTCGGTGGAGACTTTGACCATCTTCTGCACATAGGCATCTTTCATGGTCTGAGCAgtgattttttccttattaacACATTTTGGCAAGAAGTCCAATAGGCAATTAAGAACTGCTTCCTTAACAATCTGGAACTCAAGCTCACTTGGAAGTTCCACCCCAAAAATGATGTCTAGGTCCTTGTAACTGGTTCCATTCTGCTTTACCAGGATGTGACTGGCTGTCGAACCGTTCAGGCGGATATCTCTAACATTGATTTGCTTTTCAATGAGCTGTTCCTTTACCACATGAATAATATCCTTCGGCTTTACATCCAGTGTTGGAAAATTTCCTCTGCCATGAATAGGTATGACCTCAGCTAAAACTTGATCCAGGATTTTAATCTGATCCCAGGTGAGACTACTGAATCTGTGGCCTAAGTCCTCAGTCATCGTGATGTCGGTTGGCTAACTagggagaaacagaaattaagagaGAAATGTTAGAACTTGCTCAAATACGAGAGCGCCTGACATCTCACTCGGTTATAACAAACATGTATCTTCCTTCCCCAGCGCAGTGACAAAGCAGTTCATTTTCCAGAGACACAATCCCAGTTAACGGTCTGAGTCAACCACTGCACTTGTCACAGGACTTTAACTGAATTTTAATGTACTTGGGTTTTAATACTGCTGAGAAACCATTGTCATTGTATAAACTATGACTCAAAGTAAATGCAGTAAACCATATAGACTTGATCTAAAGCTACTCAAAGGTTAATAACATGAAATACTTGGTAGCTATAATGAAACtccaaatacattatttcactATGAAGAGCTAAAATGAGCAGATTTGTTCTTTCTGTCCTGCCTAGAAATCTCCCTTTATCTTCAGTGATTTCCATACTTGAAACTACTGAAAGACCAGGaagtttgttgttttatttttaaagcaggaatGGTGCAGCATGCTCATTGTTTACCTAGCCATATGCCTTGGGTGTACTTGAGTCTCTATGGATCACCTACACGCACACATCCTTTAGTACCACTTGTTGCGGTTTAAGAACTGGTTATCCGATAATTGTTAAGCTGTTTCTACTGTGATTCTGAGGCAAAACCTTTTCCTTCTAAGCCATTAACCATGTTCCTATGTTAATGTACCAACGCTGCAAGTTATGGTTCGCAGAGCCAATAAGAAAAACCCTTCCAGTCTGCACTGACACTCCAACAACTTCTCAAGAAAGCATGGAAAGAAGCACCTATAGAACAAAatattgtatatatataaaaaagtatatataaaatgaaTTGAATGGGATGAAGCTCAGGCTCTGAAATTCCTCAGCTTAAAACTATATCCTTTTATATAAGATAGACCTTAGCATGgataatttatttactttttacaacgaggagggaaaaaaggtgcAACCCCCTCCAcattggttttaaaatgtttctaatttATCATACAAAAACTCtagtttaattaaatttttgtaATGGGAATCTGcatgtttgattttttaaaattgtattggTGTGTACTGTGAATATAATTAAGCACAATCATACATTTATACAATGAGGTGTGATTACAGTTAGTAAATAAGAAGTGCATTTAAGGAACtacaaagaagcaaaacattGTTGGGCATTAGGTGTCCAAGGCGTAATGAAATATGCAGATCTCCATCTTACTGTCTCCTGACATTAACGTCAGtgttacagaagagaaacaggtCAGAGGGCTACAACACTTCCAGAACTCCTGGGCATCATTTCATGCTGTGCCCCCTTTTGCCTGCTTACGCTTCCTCCGTTCTTTTCAGGTAGCTAACGCTCAGGCGGTTAAACCAAAAAGGTTTATTGCTGAATCCTGTCATACCATTTTCAATACTCTTTCATAATCCGCATGATAACTCACAGACGGATACTGTGATTTACTGGTAACTTTTCGATTAACCTGCATGCCTGGGCTGCTGTGCTTCGGTGCATGCAGTCTGAAGTTGTGTTTGCTGCTCTGAGCTACAGGCGAAGGAAGAGAATGCTTCTGGACATAGCAGGACCTTTCTTCATCGCTCCAGAGAGCAAAAACTCTTTAGTCAATACAGTTATTCgaagcatttctttactctCTGCAGTCAGATGTGAACATCCCCAACCCATGGGAAGCTGCAGTTTACACAGCTTATAGATGGAGGTACAGGCGCTGAAAACAACTTTGCTTACTGAAAGgaatttctttctcctgcacaaacataattttgctttctccttaaTGTTGCGTGTGTTAGCTAAGGCTTGTTTTGAGAGTATTTCTGTTGGGTTTGTGTAAGCTTAGTTCAGAAAGAATTCAGGgaaactaaaaattattttaaaacaattgcaATAAAGTATTTGTAACATAGCAAGGGGGTTTAGATCATTGCTGCTGAAACACTACTTGCGCACctaaaaagaatacaaaaataaagatcaCTGTATTCCTTAATACTGCATACAAACAGGATGGGAATTCTACTATGCCACTGAACTTTATAATctattttccacagaaaaactATGAAATCCCTTGTAGGCAGACTGTTTCTCAGACAGAGCTGTGTCTCCCAGCCATGCTGATGCAAAGCTGGAGTTTGGAGGGACTGAAGAATGGGGATGCGGAACTCGGGTGTTCAGGTGGGATCTGAAACAGCTCAGCGAGTCACCAGCGGCAGGGAAGAAGTGACTTTCGGGTATTGGCCACCCCTGCAAACAAACTATTGAAACATCGAGAAACGCTTTTGCAGACAGATGgctaaaacatattttttcagctaaagctcaagaataaaaataaagtgaaatcaTATTGAGTAATAACACTTCCAAAAAGTCTATGCTGTTGTTTCTTAATCAGTAGTCACTACATATGTACGTTGTCATACAGTTTCCTTCCCTCGCCTCCAGATTCCACATTCtggaatattttataatttcaaGTAACTTGTGAACTGACAAATGAGCTATTTTTCATATACTTCTACTACAGTTTCAGCTCCCAAGTAAGCTAATCAAGAACATACATAATTTCAAGCACCTTT
Proteins encoded in this window:
- the TENT5D gene encoding terminal nucleotidyltransferase 5D: MTEDLGHRFSSLTWDQIKILDQVLAEVIPIHGRGNFPTLDVKPKDIIHVVKEQLIEKQINVRDIRLNGSTASHILVKQNGTSYKDLDIIFGVELPSELEFQIVKEAVLNCLLDFLPKCVNKEKITAQTMKDAYVQKMVKVSTDHDRWSLISLSNNSGKNVELKFVNSLRRQFEFSVDSFQIILDSILNVYRATDCKLTEDSHPTVIAESMYGDFNEAMDHLKYKLISTRNPEEIRGGGLLKYSNLLVRDFKPADEAEIKSLERYMCSRFFIDFPDVAEQQRKIESYLRNHFIGEEKSKYDYLMTLRGVVNESTVCLMGHERRQTLNMITILALKVLGEQNIIPNAANVTCYYQPAPYISDRNFSNYYIAHGQPPVIYQPYPFHIQIQSSMV